The Serratia rhizosphaerae genome has a segment encoding these proteins:
- the era gene encoding GTPase Era codes for MSEETQYCGFIAIVGRPNVGKSTLLNQLLGQKVSITSRKPQTTRHRIMGIDTEGPYQAIYVDTPGLHIEEKRAINRLMNRAASSSIGDVELVIFVVEGTNWTDDDEMVLNKLRSLKCPVLLAINKVDNVTDKSKLLPHIAFLSQQMNFLDVVPISAEKGMNVDTIAGIVRKLLPEAEHHFPEDYITDRSQRFMASEIIREKLMRFLGEELPYSVTVEIEQFVANDRGGYDVHGLILVEREGQKKMVIGNKGAKIKTIGIEARQDMEQMFEAKVHLELWVKVKSGWADDERALRSLGYVDDLK; via the coding sequence ATGAGCGAAGAAACACAATACTGCGGATTTATCGCGATCGTTGGGCGTCCCAACGTGGGCAAATCCACGTTGCTGAACCAACTGCTGGGGCAAAAAGTCTCCATTACCTCGCGTAAGCCGCAGACCACGCGTCACCGCATTATGGGGATCGACACCGAGGGGCCTTATCAGGCGATCTACGTGGATACCCCGGGGCTGCACATCGAAGAAAAGCGCGCCATCAACCGTCTGATGAACCGTGCGGCCAGCAGCTCGATCGGCGATGTGGAGCTGGTGATCTTCGTGGTCGAAGGCACCAACTGGACCGACGACGATGAGATGGTGCTGAACAAACTGCGCAGCCTGAAGTGCCCGGTGTTGCTGGCGATCAACAAGGTCGACAACGTAACTGACAAATCCAAACTGCTGCCGCATATTGCTTTCCTCAGCCAGCAGATGAACTTCCTCGACGTGGTGCCAATCTCCGCCGAGAAAGGGATGAATGTTGACACTATCGCCGGCATTGTGCGCAAACTGCTGCCGGAAGCGGAACACCATTTCCCGGAAGATTACATCACCGATCGTTCGCAGCGTTTTATGGCGTCGGAAATCATCCGTGAAAAACTGATGCGTTTCCTGGGTGAAGAGCTGCCTTATTCGGTGACCGTTGAGATTGAACAGTTCGTCGCCAATGACCGCGGCGGCTATGACGTGCACGGTCTGATCCTGGTTGAGCGCGAAGGCCAGAAGAAAATGGTTATCGGCAACAAGGGCGCGAAGATTAAAACCATCGGTATTGAAGCCCGTCAGGACATGGAACAGATGTTTGAAGCCAAAGTGCATCTGGAACTGTGGGTGAAAGTTAAATCCGGCTGGGCGGACGACGAACGTGCGCTGCGCAGCCTGGGCTATGTTGACGACCTGAAGTAA
- a CDS encoding PTS transporter subunit EIIC codes for MDKTAALARQILAGVGGEGNILKLENCMTRVRVEVSDEQRLELSLLQRLDGIKGYIKQGGQHQFIVGPGAAAKVVDEMRALLSEPEAGADVADKIAENKAAAKAKYAAPMSGVLKKLANIFIPLIPAFIASGLITGIINLLKRPDIAGDIALSYPNILGLLAIFGSAVFAIMNILVGVNAARVFGGSQAMGGVMAGILSSPQLAQITLFGEALQPGRGGVIAVLLVVALMCWLEKRLRRLLPESVELILNPLLTTLITASLAIAILQPLGGYISDAITHGANLALDKGGLLVGALLSGLFLPLVLSGLHQGLVPIHVELVQAHGANPLLPILAMAGVGQVGATLAVLLKTRNARLKKVIKGALPVGILGIGEPLIFGVTLPLGKPFIGACLGGAVGGALISYWKVATVITFGLSGVPLALTIVSGKVMLYLAGMLITIVAGFIFTWIMGFNDPEE; via the coding sequence ATGGATAAGACGGCGGCACTGGCCCGGCAGATTTTGGCGGGCGTCGGCGGCGAGGGGAACATCCTCAAGCTGGAAAACTGTATGACGCGGGTGCGTGTCGAGGTCAGCGATGAACAACGGCTTGAGCTGTCCCTGTTACAGCGGCTGGACGGCATCAAGGGGTACATCAAGCAAGGCGGGCAGCACCAGTTTATTGTTGGGCCGGGCGCCGCCGCCAAGGTGGTGGATGAGATGCGCGCCTTGCTGAGTGAGCCGGAGGCGGGCGCCGACGTCGCCGATAAGATTGCCGAAAATAAGGCCGCCGCCAAAGCCAAATACGCCGCGCCGATGAGTGGGGTGCTGAAAAAACTGGCTAATATCTTTATACCGCTGATACCGGCATTTATCGCCTCCGGCCTGATTACCGGTATTATTAATCTCTTGAAGCGGCCGGATATCGCCGGCGATATCGCGCTGAGCTACCCGAATATACTTGGCCTGCTGGCGATCTTCGGCAGCGCGGTGTTCGCCATTATGAATATTCTGGTTGGCGTTAACGCGGCGCGGGTGTTCGGCGGCTCGCAGGCGATGGGCGGGGTGATGGCCGGTATTCTTTCCAGCCCGCAGCTGGCGCAAATTACCCTGTTTGGCGAGGCGCTGCAGCCGGGGCGCGGCGGCGTGATCGCTGTGCTGCTGGTGGTGGCGCTGATGTGCTGGTTGGAAAAGCGCCTGCGCAGGCTGCTGCCGGAATCGGTTGAGCTGATTTTAAATCCGCTGCTGACCACATTGATTACCGCTTCGCTGGCGATTGCGATCCTGCAGCCGTTGGGCGGTTATATTTCCGATGCGATTACCCACGGTGCCAACCTGGCGCTGGACAAGGGCGGTCTGCTGGTTGGTGCGCTGTTGTCCGGTCTGTTTCTGCCGCTGGTGTTGTCCGGGCTGCATCAGGGTTTGGTGCCGATCCACGTTGAACTGGTGCAGGCGCATGGCGCCAATCCGCTGCTGCCGATTTTGGCAATGGCGGGCGTAGGGCAGGTTGGTGCAACCCTTGCCGTACTGCTGAAAACCCGTAATGCGCGATTGAAAAAGGTGATTAAGGGGGCGCTGCCGGTTGGTATTCTGGGCATTGGCGAGCCGCTGATTTTCGGCGTGACGCTGCCGCTGGGTAAACCGTTTATTGGCGCCTGCCTCGGCGGTGCGGTCGGCGGCGCGCTGATCAGCTACTGGAAGGTGGCGACGGTGATTACCTTCGGCCTTTCCGGGGTGCCGTTGGCGTTGACCATCGTCTCGGGCAAGGTGATGTTGTATCTGGCCGGGATGCTGATTACGATTGTAGCAGGGTTCATTTTCACCTGGATCATGGGGTTCAACGATCCTGAGGAGTAG
- the yfhb gene encoding phosphatidylglycerophosphatase C, producing MSDQPRQKAEESRRIVFFDLDGTLHQEDMFGSFLRFLLRHLPLNLVLVIPLLPLVGAVMLVAGRAARWPMSLLLWSITFGHSEARLRTLEARFVAYFRAKVTAFPVVQMRLRQYLDAHDAQVWLITGSPERLVEQVYQDSLFLPRVRLIGSRMTRRYGGWVLEMRCLGAQKVVQLEQRIGAPLKLYSGYSDSKQDNPLLFFCEHRWRVSKEGELQQLE from the coding sequence TTGAGTGACCAACCACGCCAGAAGGCCGAAGAGTCGCGCCGCATTGTGTTCTTCGATCTGGACGGCACCTTGCATCAGGAAGATATGTTTGGCAGCTTCTTGCGCTTTTTATTGCGGCATCTGCCGTTGAATCTTGTATTGGTGATCCCCCTGTTGCCGTTAGTGGGGGCGGTGATGTTGGTCGCCGGTCGCGCGGCGCGCTGGCCGATGAGTCTGTTGCTATGGTCGATTACGTTTGGCCATTCGGAAGCGCGATTGCGGACGCTGGAAGCGCGCTTTGTCGCCTACTTCCGCGCCAAGGTGACCGCATTTCCGGTGGTGCAGATGCGTTTGCGCCAGTATCTTGATGCGCATGATGCGCAGGTGTGGTTGATTACCGGCTCGCCGGAAAGACTGGTGGAACAGGTATATCAGGATTCGCTGTTTTTACCGCGTGTGCGGTTGATAGGCAGCAGGATGACCCGCCGCTATGGCGGCTGGGTGCTGGAAATGCGCTGTCTGGGGGCGCAAAAGGTGGTGCAGCTGGAGCAGCGCATCGGCGCACCGTTAAAATTGTACAGCGGCTACAGCGACAGCAAACAGGACAATCCGCTGCTGTTCTTCTGCGAACATCGTTGGCGGGTAAGTAAAGAGGGCGAGCTGCAGCAGTTGGAATAA
- the recO gene encoding DNA repair protein RecO yields the protein MDGWERAFVLHGRPYSETSLMLDLFTEGHGRVRLLAKGARSRRSNLKGCLQPFTPLLVRWGGRSEVKTLRNAEAVSLGLPLSGMMLYSGLYVNELLSRVLEQEANYSVLFFDYLQCLQMLAAADGSPEHALRQFELALLHHLGYGVDFLHCAGSGEAVDDGMTYRYREEKGFIASLVVDHYSFTGRELRALAERQFPDADTLRAAKRFTRIALKPYLGGKPLKSRELFRQFVRKQPHTPVDDA from the coding sequence ATGGACGGCTGGGAGCGCGCTTTCGTCCTGCATGGGCGACCGTACAGTGAAACCAGCCTGATGCTGGATCTGTTTACCGAAGGCCACGGACGGGTGCGTTTACTGGCCAAAGGCGCGCGTAGCCGCCGTTCCAATTTAAAGGGCTGTCTGCAGCCCTTTACCCCTCTGTTGGTCCGTTGGGGCGGGCGTAGCGAAGTAAAAACGCTGCGCAACGCCGAAGCGGTCTCCCTCGGTTTACCTCTCAGCGGCATGATGCTGTACAGCGGCCTGTACGTTAACGAATTGCTGTCGCGCGTGCTGGAGCAGGAAGCCAACTATTCGGTGCTGTTCTTTGATTATCTGCAGTGTTTGCAGATGCTGGCGGCGGCGGACGGTTCGCCGGAACATGCGCTGCGGCAGTTTGAACTGGCGCTGTTGCATCATCTGGGTTACGGCGTGGATTTTCTGCACTGCGCCGGCAGCGGCGAGGCGGTTGATGACGGCATGACCTACCGCTATCGCGAGGAAAAAGGCTTTATTGCCAGCCTGGTAGTGGATCATTACAGCTTTACCGGCCGCGAACTGCGCGCGCTGGCCGAGCGTCAGTTCCCGGATGCCGATACCCTGCGCGCCGCCAAACGTTTTACCCGTATCGCATTGAAACCCTATCTTGGCGGCAAGCCGCTGAAAAGCCGCGAGCTGTTTCGTCAGTTCGTCCGTAAGCAACCGCATACGCCGGTTGATGACGCCTGA
- a CDS encoding MurR/RpiR family transcriptional regulator, with protein MSTLLRIRQMYPALAQNDRKLADYLLHNAEEARHLSSQKLAQVAGVSQSSVVKFAQKMGYKGFPALKLALSETLAQPEPVVTVHNRILSSDTLKTVGEKLLLEKQAALRATLDINSEERLHQALTMLRSARRVFLMGIGASGLVAKDFSYKLLKIGVMAVAEADMHAQLAAVQALDPQDLLVALSFSGERREINLAADEAKAAGARVLALTCFSPNSLQQRADHCLYTIAEEPSTRSAAISSSTAQYALTDLLFMALIQHDVDHARVRIKHSEQLMRKLV; from the coding sequence ATGAGTACCCTTCTTCGCATTCGGCAAATGTATCCTGCGCTGGCGCAGAACGATCGCAAACTGGCGGATTATCTACTGCACAACGCCGAAGAGGCTCGCCACCTGAGTTCGCAAAAGCTGGCTCAGGTAGCCGGCGTCAGCCAATCCAGCGTGGTCAAGTTTGCACAGAAGATGGGTTATAAAGGTTTCCCGGCGCTGAAACTGGCGCTGAGCGAAACGCTGGCGCAGCCGGAACCGGTGGTGACCGTGCATAACCGGATCCTCAGCAGCGATACGCTCAAAACCGTCGGTGAAAAACTGCTGCTGGAAAAACAGGCGGCATTGCGTGCTACGCTGGACATTAACAGTGAAGAACGTCTGCATCAGGCTCTGACTATGCTGCGTAGCGCGCGGCGAGTGTTTCTGATGGGGATTGGCGCCTCGGGTCTGGTCGCCAAAGACTTTTCCTACAAACTGCTGAAAATCGGCGTGATGGCGGTGGCCGAAGCCGATATGCATGCGCAGTTAGCTGCGGTGCAGGCGCTGGATCCGCAAGACTTGCTGGTTGCCCTCTCCTTCAGCGGCGAGCGGCGCGAAATCAATCTGGCCGCCGACGAAGCCAAAGCGGCCGGCGCACGGGTTCTGGCGCTCACCTGCTTCTCCCCCAACAGCCTGCAGCAGCGTGCGGACCACTGCCTGTACACCATTGCCGAAGAACCCAGCACCCGCAGCGCCGCCATTTCCTCCAGCACTGCCCAATATGCCCTTACCGACCTGTTGTTTATGGCGTTAATCCAACATGATGTGGATCATGCGCGAGTACGTATTAAACATAGCGAACAGTTGATGAGGAAATTGGTTTAA
- the pdxJ gene encoding pyridoxine 5'-phosphate synthase: MADLLLGVNIDHIATLRNARGTQYPDPVQAAFTAEQAGADGITVHLREDRRHITDRDVRILRQTIQTRMNLEMAVTDEMLDIACELQPHFCCLVPEKREEVTTEGGLDVAGQLDKMTLAVERLTQAGIQVSLFIDPDHRQIDAAVAVGAPYIEIHTGAYAEAQGELAVEAELLRIAQAARYAAEKGLKVNAGHGLTYHNVQPIAALPEMHELNIGHAIIGQAVMSGLADAVAEMKLLMREARR, from the coding sequence ATGGCTGATTTACTGCTCGGCGTTAATATCGATCATATCGCCACCTTGCGTAACGCGCGCGGAACCCAATATCCCGATCCGGTACAGGCGGCATTTACCGCTGAACAGGCCGGTGCAGACGGCATCACGGTTCATCTGCGTGAGGACCGCCGCCACATCACCGATCGCGACGTGCGTATTTTGCGCCAGACCATCCAGACGCGAATGAATCTGGAAATGGCCGTGACCGACGAGATGCTGGACATCGCCTGTGAACTGCAGCCGCACTTCTGCTGCCTGGTGCCGGAAAAGCGTGAGGAAGTGACCACCGAGGGCGGGCTGGACGTTGCTGGCCAGTTGGACAAAATGACGCTGGCGGTTGAGCGTCTGACGCAGGCGGGCATTCAGGTGTCGCTGTTTATCGACCCGGATCATCGCCAGATTGACGCGGCGGTGGCGGTGGGCGCGCCGTACATTGAGATTCACACCGGCGCCTATGCCGAAGCGCAGGGTGAGCTGGCGGTAGAGGCCGAACTGCTGCGCATTGCGCAGGCGGCGCGCTATGCGGCGGAAAAGGGCCTGAAGGTCAATGCCGGCCACGGTCTGACCTACCATAACGTGCAGCCGATTGCCGCGTTGCCGGAAATGCATGAGCTGAATATCGGCCACGCCATTATCGGGCAGGCGGTGATGAGCGGCCTGGCGGACGCGGTTGCCGAGATGAAGCTGCTGATGCGGGAAGCGCGTCGCTAA
- the acpS gene encoding holo-ACP synthase: MAVLGLGTDIVEIARIEAVVERSGDRLARRVLNAAEWALYQQHQQPVRFLAKRFAVKEAAAKAFGTGIRNGLAFNQFEVFNDGLGKPNIRLHERAAELAQEMGVTNIHVSLADERRYACATVIIES, translated from the coding sequence ATGGCGGTACTTGGGCTTGGCACCGATATCGTTGAAATTGCACGTATTGAAGCGGTGGTTGAACGCAGCGGCGATCGGCTGGCGCGGCGGGTGCTGAACGCGGCCGAATGGGCGCTCTATCAGCAGCATCAGCAGCCGGTGCGTTTTCTGGCCAAGCGTTTTGCCGTCAAAGAGGCGGCGGCGAAGGCGTTCGGCACCGGTATCCGCAACGGGTTGGCGTTCAATCAGTTTGAAGTGTTTAACGACGGATTGGGCAAGCCGAACATTCGCCTGCATGAGCGGGCGGCGGAGCTGGCGCAGGAAATGGGGGTGACGAACATCCACGTTTCACTGGCCGATGAGCGCCGTTATGCCTGCGCGACGGTGATAATCGAAAGCTGA
- a CDS encoding YfhL family 4Fe-4S dicluster ferredoxin, whose product MALLITKKCINCDMCEPECPNQAISMGADIYQIDTERCTECVGHYDTPTCQQVCPIDNTIVVDPQHTESQEQLWDKFVVLHHADRL is encoded by the coding sequence ATGGCTCTGCTGATTACCAAAAAATGCATCAACTGCGATATGTGTGAACCCGAGTGCCCGAATCAGGCTATCTCAATGGGCGCGGACATTTACCAGATTGATACCGAACGCTGCACCGAATGCGTCGGTCATTATGATACACCGACCTGTCAGCAGGTATGCCCGATTGATAACACCATCGTGGTCGACCCGCAGCATACGGAAAGCCAGGAACAGCTGTGGGATAAGTTTGTGGTGCTGCATCACGCCGACAGGCTGTAA
- the murQ gene encoding N-acetylmuramic acid 6-phosphate etherase, whose protein sequence is MNLGALVSETRNPETMTLDEMSTLEMVTCFNREDRKVPQAIAAVLPEIAQAVDLAAAALQAGGRLIYLGAGTSGRLGVLDASECPPTFGVPHGVVVGLIAGGPGALLKAVEGAEDDAALGERDLQGLTLTPTDMVVGLAASGRTPYVIGALRYARQLGCPTAAISCNPDSPIAAEAQVAISPLVGPEALTGSTRMKSGTAQKLVLNMISTGAMVKWGKVYQNLMVDVKATNVKLVDRACRIVVEATGAERSLAETALAQTDFEVKPAILMLLAGISAEEAQRRLQAHHGYLRAALAD, encoded by the coding sequence ATGAATTTAGGCGCACTAGTATCCGAAACCCGCAATCCAGAGACGATGACGTTGGATGAAATGTCGACGCTGGAGATGGTGACCTGCTTTAACCGTGAAGACCGTAAAGTGCCGCAGGCGATTGCGGCGGTACTACCGGAGATCGCTCAGGCGGTCGATTTGGCAGCGGCGGCGCTGCAGGCAGGTGGCCGCCTGATTTATCTGGGGGCGGGCACCAGCGGTCGCCTTGGCGTGCTGGACGCGTCCGAATGTCCGCCAACCTTCGGCGTGCCGCACGGCGTGGTCGTGGGTCTGATCGCCGGCGGCCCCGGCGCGCTGTTAAAAGCGGTAGAGGGCGCTGAGGATGACGCGGCGTTGGGGGAGCGTGACCTGCAGGGTCTGACGTTAACACCGACTGACATGGTGGTTGGGCTGGCGGCTTCCGGCCGTACGCCGTATGTGATCGGCGCATTGCGCTATGCGCGTCAGCTGGGTTGCCCGACGGCGGCGATCTCCTGCAACCCTGACTCGCCGATTGCCGCGGAAGCGCAGGTGGCGATTTCCCCGCTGGTTGGTCCGGAAGCCTTGACCGGCTCGACCCGCATGAAGTCCGGCACGGCGCAAAAACTGGTGCTGAACATGATCTCAACCGGCGCAATGGTTAAATGGGGCAAGGTGTACCAGAACCTGATGGTGGACGTGAAGGCGACCAACGTGAAGCTGGTGGATCGTGCCTGCCGCATCGTCGTCGAAGCGACCGGCGCCGAACGCAGCCTGGCGGAAACTGCGCTGGCGCAGACCGATTTCGAGGTGAAGCCGGCGATTCTGATGCTGTTGGCCGGCATCAGCGCTGAAGAGGCGCAGCGGCGTTTACAGGCGCATCACGGCTACCTGCGTGCGGCGTTGGCGGATTAA